In Eriocheir sinensis breed Jianghai 21 chromosome 43, ASM2467909v1, whole genome shotgun sequence, the sequence GTACTCTGTAAATACCCCGAGTACTTTACACTCAAGAATATCAAATGGGAGAATGAACAATCaaggtttttatatatattcatcatCAGAGACACAGACAAGtgttctctcctttccacctGTTTCTCTGTAAATATAATTTGATTTGAGTTTTAGATAAGTTTCATAGATTCCCTTTGAGTTTTAGTAAAATAATTATGCTCTGATAGCAAAGTCAACAATGCAATTAGTTtaaggtttttataaataaaagtaggttgatcACATTTATCAGAAATGTGTTGTAATGACTTCAACATTGAATAGTTTAGTGTAGTGTTGCTTTGGACGAGCTTGATAACTTCAGCCAAATGCAAGTTTTCCACCTAACAGTGTACATACCAAGAAAGGTTTGGTTCAGCAGAAGATTTTAGACAGTGTTTTATCAAAGTTTATGATTTCCTCTGTAGTGTCGTGTTAGTTGCCACGTCCAGGTTGAAGGTGGCTCAGAGTGGTCACCTTATAGCATTGCAATCAAGGTGCAGGAAGAGGAGTGGGTTTGATTTGTTGCTTGGGCTCAGGTGTTGTCAAGACTTCACACACaggcactcactcacacacacacacacacacacacacacacacacacacacacacacacacacacatgaacacacacggacacagacacacactataGGAGGATATGAGTGTTTTCTCTTGACTGTGAGTGCCTTCTGTAATAACATTTGAAGTTGTACAAGATAGCAGTGAGTTGGTAGCAGCCAGAGGTTTACTTGACATATTGAACAGGAAGTGCAATTTTATTATAATAGGATAATTTAACTGTTCAGCATTTTTGGACACAACAACTGAGGAATGTTATGTAGGAATAAAATAAATTATCTTGGACTGAAACCGGTAAATATCTTATCATTTCAGAACCTACAAGCTTTACCCTGTGAATTAGTGGACCCTAGTACAAGGTTAGTCCTTAGTAGGTTTTGAGATGACCCGTGCATGTGTAGACAGAAGTTGATATTTCAGTGACAATTAAGAGTAAGAAGTAAACTTGGGCTGGTCATATCATGCATAGAACTTTTAACTGATGGACAACCAAGGTAAGAGTGGGAACCCAGAGTAGAAATCAAGGGAGACAAAATCTGGTGTGCTCTGGCATGTATCCATTTTTCCAGTGCTGCATTTCTTCTGTACCTCATCCACCCTGAAGTTCTCACCAAGCCAGGATGTATTGCTCCTGTTGATTTCCTGAAGAGGCTGTGTGATGTGAATTTGCTCCTTTTGAGAATTATTTTTCCATAAGAAAGCCTGGCAAATCCAAGGGTTTCGTTAGCATTAATGTAAGAAAAAGTTTAAAATTGGAAATGATAGGGATTTTTTGCATCTCACTTTTCCATATGCGCGATCTACACTTGCGTAAAATAAGAGGGAGCAGTGACGGAGTGTTCAGCCTCCTTGGTGATCTGGGGATTTTTATTCAAGCCCTGCTcgctgctacaagctgacaattttcagccatcgTTGAGTTGCTGTGTGCTGTCTTGACCACCTATTATCCCGGACTTCAGTGAAACCCTTTAAAGGATTGAGTGGAATACATGGGGGGCTGCATGAGCAAGAATGGGGCTGCGATAAAACACTTCCCTGCGGTGTTGCTCAACTGAACCAAGCATAGCCTTCAGGGTGATTAAAATAATGATACGTGAAATAGACTTTTACGCAAGTCCATCGTATAGTTAGGTCCTTCGAATGCCCTGCTTGTGAAAATAAGTTAGAGAGGTCCCCATGGTATCAGTGAGGGTGGAAATTCCTCATGGTGTATGGGGTGAGAAATGTGTTGGTCTGGACCGTGACACTGTGAACTCCTGGTGCTCTTCACTGTAGTCCATGACGGGTACTTCTGAGGGGGAAGGCGTGGCGGGAGCATAAGTAACCTTGATTTGTGGGATGGTGCGTAGTGTTGCCGGGGGCTGCCTcgccaccttcaccatcactgcCGTCATGAGGAGGTGCGCGATGACAAAGGAGAGGACGGAGGCGAGGCgggtgaggaggaggcgaggcggtAGCACGATGGCGAACAGGCAGTGGTCGAGGGTGAGTTGTAGGACGCTGCTCGCCGCCACCAGGACGAGAACGCGGCGCGGGGTGTGTCTCtgagcgtgggagagagagagaggagacattaTGGACATGGTATCTGAATAATGAGACTCAGTGTGAGGTTCTCATTAGTGTTTCCTTAGGTTAATAGaacagaagaacagaagaagagtcaaactaccaccagggtcataaaactaccgatggaaatgcccacaacccctacggaaCGTTGTCAAGAATACGGGCTCTTAAAGCAAACTCTGATTCACCCGCGCGCAGACGAGGAGAGGGTGTGAGGGCCTGTAGGTGAGGATGCGCGGCGCCCACACCACCAAGAGCGACACGACGAGCGCGGTGAAGAGCACGGTGAGGCGGGTGACGAGGGGCGGCGCGGTCTCGAGGTAGACGAGCTCGCCGCACCACGCGTCGTACTGACACATCCAGGCGGGCACGCGGCGGGCCTGAGGAGGACGCGAAGACGGAGAGATGAGCCTGTGGTGTTGAACTGGCTGGCTTAGGGACTGACTTGTAGATACTAGGACATAAAGATACAAGGATTTGGTATAGAAGACGTCTCTAACTGTGGGACgtaaggagaggaaataggaagaatgaGAATAGAGGAACATGTCATAGCCTactaaacaaaagaaagagggagaaagcgaAGATTAGGAAAACGAGTAGTGTTGAAAGGTCAAATAAtagaacagaaaaggaggaaaaggaagaataagaatagaagAACAGCTACCGCAGCTTACAAATacaggaacagaagaggaagagaaacaagagaaaaaagagaagcgaATAGGAATAGAAGAGCCGTTTTGAAATTAGGAGAATAGATTAACAGGAGAGTATAGGAATATGAGAGAGAATAGAACATACCGCGGGCTAGGCTAGAAAGGGAACCATACATACATATAAGgtaggagaatagaaagaagattAGGAGTAGGAAGTATTGAAATCAGACTTCCCGCGGCCTGGGTTAGGGAGGAAACCATAGGTACTTATAAGGAGATTAGGAGGGGTAGAAAGTATTAAAATCAGACTTACCGCGGCCTGGGTTAGGGAGGAAACCATACTTATAAGGAGATTAGGAGGAGTAGAAAGTATTAAAATCAGACTTACCGCGGCCTGGGTTAGGGAGGAAACCATACGTATAAGGAGATTAGGAGGAGTAGAAAGTATTAAAATCAGACTTCCCGCGGCCTGGGTTAGGGAGGAAACCATACTTATAAGGAGATTAGGAGGGGTAGAAAGTATTAAAATCAGACTTACCGCGGCCTGGGTTATAGACGGAACCATACAGGAGAAtagaccagaagaagaagaagaaaaggaagaggaggaggagcaatacaTAAGACTTACCGCGGCCTGTGTTAGAGAGGGAACCATAAGTATAAGGAGattaggaggagtaggaagtaTTAAGATCAGACTTACCGCGGCCTGGGTCAGAGAGGGAACCATACAGCcagtggcgttcctgaggggggggggcgagggggggctgtttgaaatcgccccccgggccccaaagtgaggggggccccaaaatgcgaaatttaaccattgctgctatggcaggaggacaagctaaattcagtggccccaaaatggtcaagggccccatttatatttggacccgaaagacaaatttgggtctcactaaagggccccaattttcaattttgtaaacaaaaatgtaacaaaaatgTTATGTCAAAGAAATAGGGCTCTTCAGGGGCCCCCTTCCAATCATGGAGACCATTATAGACCTAGGAGGGTGGGTAACGTTGATTGGGGTAAGGGCAGGGCCCGGGGGCCGATCTAAGGCAATTGATTACTGAGGTGTCAGTGTCAtgtgtggaagagggagagaattatgAATAAAGAATAATATATAGCTAAGTCTGCCTTAAATGTATGTAGACGGTATAGAAGAAAATGGGCCAGGAAGCTGTCTGTAatttgcatttacaagtgcctttaaaatgattctacaattgctcatattctaaaaattttcccggggtgggggggtgggggctaacagcaccccactaaaccccgcagttgctttggctcattgtgctcgcctctcaccccataagaggggccccaaatgggaatgagccccccgggccccaaaatgtctaggaacgcccctgCATACAGCTAGAGAatggagcagaaggagaagaggaggaggaggaggaggagaaggagcaacacTTATAGGACTCACTGCGGCCTGGGTCATAGAGGGAACCATACAGAAGAATagaccagaagaagaagaggaggagaaggaggaggaggagtaatgcaTATCACTCACCGCGACCTGTGTAAGAGAAGGCACCATACACCAGCGTCCGTCAGTCACCGAGACGCGGCATAGGTAGGGCGAACGGAACTTGCTCACCAGCCACGCCATCGCccacgcctccaccacctcctgcaCCACGCCCACCGCCCACAGCCGCCACACCCACGCCCGTATGCTGCTGTTCCtctgggtggtggtggagagagggagggagagggttgtGTTAGACTAGATTTTGTGGAATAATATGAAACGTGACATTTTTTGCTATGCTCACGATGTTTggtttgagagagaaagagatagagaagagaccGTAATGCTTTGAATCGAAAAAAACAAACTTAGTTactttaaacaacaacaacaacaacaacaacaacaacaacaactggctCACGTCTAGTACATGCttaagaaatgcaaataaataaaaaaataagcagagaaaaaaataaaacgacaaGGAAAGATGAGTAATGATGTATGAACAAAATAcgccagaaaaaaaagatgaaatagattAAGTTCCCATGTATTAGGAGTTTTTGCTGTGCTCACGATGTTTggtttgagagagaaagagatagagaagagaccGTAATGGTTTGAATCGAGAAAATAAACTATATACTTAAGTTCCCATGTATTAGGAGTTTTTGCTGTGCTCACGATGTTTGGtatgagagagaaagattaaGATAAGACCATAATGCTTTGAATCGAGAAAATAAACTATATACTGAAGTTCCCATGTATTAGGAGGTTTTGCTGTGCTCACGATGTTTGGtatgagagagaaagattaaGATAAGACCATAATGCTTTGAATCGAGAAAATAAACTATATACTGAAGTTCCCATGTATTAGGAGTTTTTGCTGTGCTCACGATGTTTggtatgagagagaaagagattgagatAAGACCGTAATGCTTTGAatctaaaaaaataaactatataCTTAAGTTCCCATGTATTAGGAGTTTTTGCTGTGCTCACATGTTTggtttgagagagaaagagattgagatAAGATCGTAATGCTTTGaatc encodes:
- the LOC127010313 gene encoding uncharacterized protein LOC127010313 isoform X2 → MAWLVSKFRSPYLCRVSVTDGRWCMVPSLTQVAARRVPAWMCQYDAWCGELVYLETAPPLVTRLTVLFTALVVSLLVVWAPRILTYRPSHPLLVCARRHTPRRVLVLVAASSVLQLTLDHCLFAIVLPPRLLLTRLASVLSFVIAHLLMTAVMVKVARQPPATLRTIPQIKVTYAPATPSPSEVPVMDYSEEHQEFTVSRSRPTHFSPHTP
- the LOC127010313 gene encoding uncharacterized protein LOC127010313 isoform X1, translated to MSQRNSSIRAWVWRLWAVGVVQEVVEAWAMAWLVSKFRSPYLCRVSVTDGRWCMVPSLTQVAARRVPAWMCQYDAWCGELVYLETAPPLVTRLTVLFTALVVSLLVVWAPRILTYRPSHPLLVCARRHTPRRVLVLVAASSVLQLTLDHCLFAIVLPPRLLLTRLASVLSFVIAHLLMTAVMVKVARQPPATLRTIPQIKVTYAPATPSPSEVPVMDYSEEHQEFTVSRSRPTHFSPHTP